The Podospora pseudocomata strain CBS 415.72m chromosome 1 map unlocalized CBS415.72m_1, whole genome shotgun sequence genome has a segment encoding these proteins:
- the MOB2 gene encoding Maintenance of ploidy protein mob2 (COG:D; EggNog:ENOG503NYA6), whose amino-acid sequence MSNLFSGINARFRGQRSPNSPGPEQQQHAQSPVPPPEIQTPTSTTSVKLPPLPTSPSLAETIGMDQSSGMIPTAEEVLTSYHLPPTKPLWLNCNYAKHIVKGNFLTLSAKPKTVEMGEWVAHQVVDHWRMLVTFIRLVHDKEEDGTSICNSRRCPKMSAGANHSFTWLNSRLQPVEIPAYEYLTLVQRYISGKIDDNNIFPCDPSGVSYADNPAFCTPVPESGQEWIGKRSGFPQNFMETCQTIFRQMFRVYAHLYWSHFDDLFALNLEKSMNSCFSHFILTATTLNLLKKADLEPMQPLIDLWAALGTFPQGSKAFEVANLAVGQLLVQKAGGPPQN is encoded by the exons ATGTCCAACCTCTTTTCTGGAAT AAACGCCCGCTTCAGAGGCCAAAGAAGCCCAAACTCACCCGGTCctgaacagcagcagcacgCTCAGtctcctgttcctcctccggaAATCCAAACACccacttccaccacctcagtCAAGCTCCCACCACTTCCTACTTCGCCATCTCTGGCCGAGACCATCGGCATGGACCAATCAAGTGGCATGATCCCCACCGCAGAGGAGGTTTTGACCTCatatcacctccccccaaccaagcCGCTCTGGCTAAATTGCAACTATGCAAAGCACATTGTCAAGGGTAACTTCTTGACCCTCAGCGCGAAGCCCAAGACTGTGGAGATGGGAGAGTGGGTTGCTCATCAAG TTGTTGACCACTGGCGAATGCTCGTAACATTCATCCGCCTGGTGCACGacaaggaagaggatggaacATCTATCTGCAACTCCAGAAGGTGTCCCAAGATGTCAGCCGGAGC CAACCACTCCTTCACCTGGTTAAACTCCCGGCTCCAACCCGTCGAGATCCCAGCATACGAGTACCTCACCCTCGTACAACGATACATCTCTGGCAAaatcgacgacaacaacattTTCCCCTGCGACCCATCCGGCGTTTCCTACGCCGACAACCCGGCCTTTTGCACCCCCGTCCCAGAATCCGGCCAGGAGTGGATCGGAAAGAGAAGCGGCTTCCCCCAGAACTTCATGGAGACATGCCAGACCATCTTTCGGCAAATGTTTCGGGTTTATGCCCATCTGTACTGGTCCCACTTTGACGACCTGTTTGCCCTGAACCTGGAGAAGTCGATGAACAGCTGCTTTAGCCACTTCATCCTGACGGCCACGACGCTCAACCTCCTTAAGAAGGCGGATCTGGAGCCGATGCAGCCGTTGATTGATTTGTGGGCTGCGCTGGGGACTTTTCCTCAGGGGAGCAAGGCTTTTGAGGTGGCGAACTTGGCTGTGGGACAGCTGTTGGTGCAGAAGGCGGGTGGACCCCCGCAGAACTAG
- a CDS encoding uncharacterized protein (EggNog:ENOG503Q4UQ; COG:S), with protein sequence MSDSEDIVDLPEEGGDDLFGDEGDEVMSDQGNVLSDRDLESDREDDRDRIEDEDDYPREDRDSHHLAESIPLYRHRIPKSKDNTLHNLKVPNFLKFNPMEYKPDEWQPSKWELNNANSENPIPSIMWRRDPKTGKLKSNANIHRWSDGSTTLQIGDDHYEITSNSLVGPPNEPYQDVKDAHEYAAAAHLTTNSLLIVGHYTEQYSIKPPEELQDAAFDRLVAGLNMNKKESTTSRLIATNEDPERKKREAELAEKERAKNQRRRETAAARSEGAGSRYKGGALSIGDLEGRRGVGGSRKRGAPGGAKKKHRRPEYDSDDDLPSGARRTDNYDMDDGFLVGSDEDDDVVEDDEEEDILDDEDEDERPRAKRQRTADPEEDADGDGDDDAPAASHRRRRRVVNDDDDE encoded by the exons ATGTCCGACTCGGAGGATATTGTCGACCTCcccgaggagggtggtgacgatCTCTTTGGAGACGAGGGGGACGAGGTGATGTCGGATCAGGGCAATGTGCTTAGCGATCGCGACCTGGAATCGGACAGAGAGGATGACCGCGACCGCAtcgaagatgaggacgatTACCCGCGTGAGGATAGAGACTCTCACCACCTGGCCGAATCGATCCCCCTCTACCGGCATCGAATCCCAAAATCAAAAGACAACACG CTTCACAACCTCAAAGTACCAAACTTCCTCAAGTTCAACCCAATGGAATACAAACCCGACGAGTGGCAGCCCTCCAAGTGGGAGCTCAACAATGCCAATTCCGAAAACCCCATCCCATCAATCATGTGGCGCCGCGATCCCAAGACGGGGAAGCTTAAGAGCAATGCCAACATTCACAGATGGAGCGATGGTTCCACGACCCTCCAGATCGGGGACGATCACTACGAGATCACATCCAACTCACTCGTCGGACCGCCTAATGAGCCGTATCAAGACGTTAAGGATGCACATGAATACGCGGCAGCTGCCCATCTAACGACCAATTCCTTGTTAATCGTCGGTCACTACACCGAGCAATACTCCATCAAGCCTCCCGAGGAACTCCAGGATGCCGCCTTCGACCGCCTGGTGGCAGGTCTTAATatgaacaagaaggagagcaCCACCAGTAGGCTCATCGCCACCAACGAGGACCCCGAGCgcaagaagagagaggcCGAGCTCGCCGAGAAGGAACGGGCAAAGAACCAGCGCCGTCGGGAGACAGCGGCTGCGCGCTCTGAGGGAGCAGGGAGTCGGTACAAGGGTGGGGCTCTTTCCATTGGTGACTTGGAGGGTAGGCGTGGAGTGGGAGGATCCAGGAAACGTGGTGCGCCGGGCGgagccaagaagaagcatcGCCGTCCTGAATATGATTCTGACGATGATCTTCCCAGCGGGGCGCGCCGCACGGACAACTACGACATGGACGACGGGTTTTTGGTCGGTAgtgacgaagatgatgatgtcgtcgaggatgacgaggaggaggatattctggatgatgaggatgaggatgagaggcCGAGGGCGAAGAGGCAGAGGACGGCTGAcccggaggaggatgctgatggggatggtgatgacgacgCCCCGGCTGCTTCTCATCGCCGCAGAAGGCGGGTTGttaatgatgatgatgacgaatAG
- the MNR2 gene encoding CorA metal ion transporter (COG:P; EggNog:ENOG503NTYW): MEPNAPSTSAHAPRKRKNHRGGKKKKQTRRKSFAGLAPDDVESGLDRPEDMGTGLEGFYSRPGRNASNTSLDSDALLDHREHKSFIRPRRPSMMTASGSLLATPGGSRLKHMSRGDTSEEDGEGAPLLSSSVFQRGETFPSYGSGEATLRRSGPGSRHESSRSSSKRRFLGSGNDTYNVNYPPSVPGTPPMRPLDRMDMSFGDALLRDELENGDSQRRDYDEDDHESFHNSPLERRKTIAALQAEEDVCFPQEGLSDIADDELGIRDAHGYRGRARRRRRKWPDIALLNEWSRVEKEGRSEERRVKRMVEPQLINGRLRPVHRGWFQAEEEAPYRFTYFNEEFQSTIHSQTIGELVQPGGSFKELFIPDPPILSDSSESEDEDEDPTVSLSQVLAGQNGDPRIPVRQPSLATSTTANVQHQDFAELRRERTGSANNGRPMSTEPKSHHSEQKAYSGEHTPSRMRSPVPDHVKSPQPDNSSNNNNNNNNNLHPTPQKEPKPIRYGERPVWWLDILSPTEQEMKIISKAFGIHPLTAEDIMMQEQREKVELFRHYYFVNYRSFDQDQSSENFMEPVNMYVVVFRECVLSFHFSVTPHPANVRRRIRQLRDYLILSSDWISYAIIDDITDVFGPLIQSIEDEVDDIDDEILQLHSTTAAATTDPYGSRNNKQDGSSNEKRELGDDAEAGRDMLRRVGDCRKKVMSLYRLLGNKADVIKGFAKRCNEHWEVAPRSEIGLYLGDIQDHIVTMTSNLSHYEK, translated from the exons ATGGAACCAAATGCGCCTTCAACTTCGGCACACGCGCCACGCAAGAGAAAGAATCACAGGGgcggcaagaagaagaagcagactAGAAGAAAGTCATTCGCCGGCCTTGCTCCAGATGACGTCGAGTCCGGACTCGATAGGCCTGAGGATATGGGCACTGGCCTTGAAGGATTCTATTCCAGGCCTGGTCGTAATGCGAGCAACACAAGCCTCGACAGCGATGCTTTGTTAGATCACAG AGAACATAAATCCTTCATCCGACCCCGACGTCCGTCTATGATGACAGCGAGCGGCTCCCTTCTCGCCACGCCCGGCGGTAGCAGACTGAAGCATATGAGCAGAGGAGACACCAGCGAGGAAGACGGAGAAGGAGCACCGCTCCTATCTAGCTCTGTCTTCCAACGAGGCGAAACATTCCCGAGCTATGGGTCCGGAGAAGCTACTCTTCGAAGAAGCGGTCCCGGCAGTCGTCACGAATCGAGCAGGAGCAGTTCCAAGAGACGCTTCCTCGGATCCGGGAACGATACTTATAATGTCAATTATCCGCCATCGGTGCCGGGAACGCCTCCGATGCGCCCACTGGACCGCATGGATATGAGCTTCGGCGATGCTTTGCTGCGCGACGAGCTTGAAAACGGTGATTCGCAGAGAAGGGATTATGACGAAGACGACCATGAATCGTTCCACAATTCGCCattggagaggaggaagacaaTTGCTGCTTTgcaggctgaggaggatgtgtGCTTTCCCCAAGAGGGCCTTTCTGATAtcgccgacgacgagcttGGGATTCGCGATGCTCATGGTTACCGTGGGCGGGCGCGGAGACGTCGCCGCAAGTGGCCAGATATTGCTCTGTTGAATGAATGGAGTAGAGTCGAGAAGGAGGGACGTAGCGAAGAGCGCcgggtgaagaggatggtAGAGccccagctcatcaacggCAGACTGAGGCCTGTCCACCGCGGTTGGTTtcaggccgaggaggaagcacCCTACCGGTTCACCTACTTCAACGAAGAGTTCCAAAGCACCATTCACAGCCAGACTATTGGAGAACTGGTCCAGCCCGGAGGTAGTTTCAAGGAGCTGTTTATCCCAGACCCCCCAATCCTGTCAGATTCTTCCGAGAgcgaggacgaagacgaggaccCAACAGTCAGCCTATCACAGGTGTTGGCTGGTCAAAACGGCGACCCTCGAATCCCCGTCCGTCAACCGTCCCTCGCAACTAGCACAACGGCAAACGTTCAACACCAGGATTTCGCCGAGCTTCGAAGAGAACGGACCGGATCCGCTAACAACGGCCGGCCGATGTCGACGGAGCCCAAATCACACCACAGTGAGCAAAAAGCCTACTCTGGGGAgcacaccccctcccgcaTGCGATCCCCCGTACCTGACCATGTCAAATCCCCCCAACCAGACAACAGTagcaataacaacaacaacaacaacaacaacttgcaccccaccccccaaaaggAACCCAAACCCATCCGGTATGGTGAGCGCCCAGTCTGGTGGCTTGACATTCTGAGTCCAACAGAGCAAGAGATGAAGATCATCTCCAAGGCGTTTGGAATCCATCCGTTGACAGCAGAAGACATCATGATGCAGGAGCAGCGGGAGAAGGTGGAACTGTTTCGGCACTACTACTTTGTCAACTACCGGTCTTTTGACCAAGACCAGTCAAGCGAGAATTTCATGGAGCCGGTGAACATGTACGTGGTGGTGTTTAGGGAGTGTGTGCTGAGCTTCCATTTTAGCGTGACGCCCCACCCTGCCAACGTCCGCCGGCGCATCCGACAGCTGAGGGACTATCTGATCCTGTCGTCGGACTGGATCAGCTACGCCATCATCGACGACATCACGGACGTGTTTGGGCCGTTGATTCAGAGCAttgaggacgaggtggacgaTATTGATGATGAGATTTTGCAACTGCACTCGACTACTGCCGCGGCGACGACGGATCCGTATGGTAGTAGGAATAACAAGCAGGACGGGAGTAGTAATGAGaagagggagttgggggacgatgccgaggcggggagggacaTGCTGAGGCGGGTGGGGGATTGCAGGAAGAAGGTGATGAGTTTGTATCGGTTGCTGGGGAACAAGGCGGATGTGATCAAGGGGTTTGCTAAAAGGTGTAATGAGCATTGGGAGGTTGCGCCGAGGAGTGAGATTGGGTTGTATTTGGGGGATATTCAGGATCATATTGTGACGATGACGTCGAATTTGAGTCATTATGAGAAGTAA
- the RAD2 gene encoding DNA repair protein rad2 (COG:L; EggNog:ENOG503NU64; BUSCO:EOG09260B3H), protein MGVQGLWTVVQPCARPTNLATLNRKRLAVDASIWIYQFLKAVRDKEGNALRNSHIVGFFRRLCKLLWYGVKPVFVFDGGAPALKRATLQGRRKRREGRREDAARTAGKLLAVQMHRLAEEEEEKRQRRMAGADNEEQEELPSMENIVYADELGLSKQERQRNRKFHKQDAYHLPELQNGIEAMGKPDDPRIMSVEELEEYARQFNSGENINLYDFSKIDFDGEFFKSLPPADRYNILNAARLRSRLRMGLSKEQLDVMFPDRMAFSRFQIERVKERNYLTQRLMLEMGMTSTDMTVNASRVAGDRNREYILVKNEGAEGGWALGVVTRDKDKGKAHKPIDVDALDFQYQNPDDEDEWDDEEFEDVPIEGLNRLPKITSRAAYERAQNFGSARQQLYNSLQGDECEEDDDEALFVNDGEVMAAEDEELNRAIALSLEQNHGVSKEKEDEDEDEEFEDVPAPTWTQRAAPEVSRPIASTSGTMIAHIVNNRANAAVKKPQEKDDSDSDSDGDLHTALAAARKKQPKPKPVQKSNVKNSFDGPLPFEKLDWRSAFGGSKPSAPAPKPTAAVETTEKPRQVETGDLEAESDEEAGGFIKEPSETAKAEKPVVSEKKDDDEPLPLPPWLTDNTDITEHVRRQQQIENQQNAEDEELAQFHQLQRRKEQYVEIESSSDDDSDIEILDAPPESIVQTLLRARSPPGRPGASLPSLQDDLDKKTASNNAEQNPAAATTPPPAEEFESSESPMELDAVGKQPSETAPPASAPQESEDEDVEFEDVVVPSAGEPSATPSAIAIDDTEAFLESGDEEAPDLPPSEQPRIEGLASAIDSDEIFTRDDSPEYDEFYDPEEEELLAQMAEEAEEHARFASQLNNKTQRENQEAYEQELRALRTQQKKDRRDADEVTQVMVTECQALLRLFGVPYITAPMEAEAQCAELVRLNLVDGIVTDDSDTFLFGGTRVYKNMFNSNKFVECYLLRDLEDELELSREQLIALAQLLGSDYTEGIPGIGPVTAVEILSEFPGREGLYDFKTWWEDVQSGKRPKEADASSPFRRKFRKGQATKLFLPLGFPSPAVFDAYLHPEVDSSQEQFQWGVPDLEGLRQFLMSTIGWSKERTDEVLVPVIRDVNRREAEGTQANITRYFEGSVGSGTQREAFAPRRVGRGGGRMAEAVGRLKARRRAGGGGGLSMEMPVAIPAEKGKGKGKGKGKGRKRKAREAEIVEEEEVVGEEDEVVREDEEVDDDDDDDDDDDVVVVVAGRSKGGKGEGKATAGRGRGRGRGKRSKA, encoded by the exons ATGGGTGTTCAAGGCCTCTGGACCGTCGTGCAGCCATGCGCCCGCCCGACAAACCTCGCGACGCTTAACCGGAAGCGACTCGCTGTCGATGCCTCGATTTGGATCTACCAGTTTCTCAAAGCTGTCCGCGACAAGGAAGGGAATGCGCTGCGAAACAGTCACATTGTGGGCTTCTTTCGACGGTTGTGTAAGCTGTTGTGGTATGGAGTCAAGCCGGTGTTTGTGTTTGACGGCGGGGCACCGGCTTTGAAAAGAGCGACTTTGcaggggagaaggaagagacggGAAGGGCGAAGAGAGGATGCTGCGCGTACGGCGGGGAAGCTGCTCGCTGTGCAGATGCACAGgctggcggaagaggaggaggaaaagaggcagaggaggatggcgggtGCGGATAatgaagagcaagaggagcTGCCGAGTATGGAGAATATTGTCTATGCGGACGAGCTGGGGCTTTCTAAGCAAGAGCGCCAGAGGAATCGCAAGTTTCACAAGCAGGATGCGTATCATCTCCCGGAGTTGCAGAACGGGATAGAGGCTATGGGGAAGCCGGACGATCCGAGGATCATGAgtgtggaggagctggaggagtaTGCGAGGCAATTCAACAGTGGGGAGAACATCAATCTTTATGACTTTAGCAAGATTGACTTTGATGGGGAGTTCTTCAAGAGCTTGCCGCCGGCTGACAGATACAATATTCTGAATGCGGCTAGGTTACGAAGTAGGCTGAGAATGGGCCTCAGCAAGGAGCAGTTGGACGTGATGTTTCCCGACCGGATGGCCTTCTCGAGATTCCAGATTGAGAGGGTCAAGGAGAGAAACTATCTCACCCAGCGGCTCATGCTTGAGATGGGCATGACGAGCACTGACATGACTGTCAACGCCAGCCGCGTTGCTGGCGACCGAAACCGTGAGTACATCTTGGTCAAGAATGAAGGCGCCGAGGGTGGCTGGGCTCTTGGTGTTGTCACGAGGGACAAAGACAAGGGCAAAGCCCATAAGCCTATCGACGTCGATGCCTTGGACTTTCAGTATCAAAATCcggacgacgaagacgagtgggacgacgaggagttTGAAGACGTTCCTATCGAAGGTCTCAACCGTCTCCCCAAGATCACGAGCCGTGCTGCCTACGAACGAGCTCAAAACTTTGGCTCTGCACGACAACAGCTCTACAACTCCCTGCAGGGTGATGAAtgcgaagaagacgacgacgaagctcTGTTCGTcaatgatggtgaggtgatggcggccgaggatgaagagcTCAACCGAGCTATTGCACTGTCACTGGAACAAAACCATGGTGTgagcaaggagaaggaagacgaagacgaggatgaagagtTTGAAGACGTGCCCGCGCCCACGTGGACTCAGAGAGCGGCTCCGGAAGTATCGAGACCAATCGCAAGTACCAGCGGGACCATGATTGCTCATATTGTAAACAACAGAGCGAATGCTGCTGTGAAGAAACCCCAGGAAAaagacgacagcgacagtGATAGCGATGGAGATTTGCACacggcgctggcggcggcgagaaAGAAGCAGCCAAAGCCAAAGCCTGTCCAAAAATCAAATGTCAAGAACTCATTCGACGGCCCCCTTCCATTCGAGAAACTTGACTGGCGAAGCGCGTTTGGGGGGTCGAAGCCTTCCGCTCCAGCGCCAAAGCCTACAGCTGCTGTCGAGACAACAGAGAAGCCTCGGCAAGTAGAGACTGGTGATCTGGAAGCGGAATCCGACGAGGAGGCTGGAGGGTTCATCAAAGAACCGAGCGAGACTGCCAAGGCTGAAAAGCCCGTCGTATCTGAAAAaaaggatgacgatgagccTCTCCCACTACCACCATGGCTTACGGACAATACGGATATCACAGAGCATGTCCGACGTCAGCAGCAAATCGAAAACCAACAGaatgccgaggatgaggagctggCACAGTTCCATCAGCTCCAAAGGCGGAAAGAACAATATGTGGAAATCGAGTCCTCGAGTGACGATGACAGCGATATCGAGATTCTGGATGCACCACCCGAATCCATAGTTCAGACGCTGCTCCGTGCCAGGTCTCCACCGGGGAGACCGGGCGCCAGCTTGCCTTCATTGCAAGATGACCTTGACAAAAAGACAGCCTCGAATAATGCGGAACAAaatccagcagcagccacaacacctcctccagcagaaGAGTTTGAAAGCAGCGAGAGCCCCATGGAGCTGGATGCTGTCGGGAAGCAGCCTTCAGAGACCGCCCCTCCTGCTTCGGCTCCTCAAGAGTCTGAAGACGAGGATGTGGAGTTTGAAGACGTGGTCGTTCCTTCAGCGGGAGAGCCATCTGCCACCCCATcagccatcgccatcgacgataccgaggcctttttggaaagcggtgatgaggaggctCCCGATCTCCCGCCTTCAGAACAGCCCAGAATCGAGGGGCTGGCCTCTGCTATCGACTCGGACGAGATCTTCACCCGGGATGACTCCCCAGAATACGACGAGTTCTACGAccccgaagaagaagaactcCTCGCCCAAATGGCCGAAGAAGCGGAGGAACACGCCCGGTTCGCCAGCCAACTAAACAACAAAACCCAACGCGAGAACCAAGAAGCCTACGAGCAGGAACTCCGCGCCCTCCGCACCCAGCAAAAGAAAGACCGTCGGGACGCAGACGAAGTCACCCAGGTCATGGTAACAGAATGccaagccctcctccgcctctttGGTGTCCCATACATCACGGCACCGATGGAAGCAGAAGCCCAATGCGCCGAACTGGTGCGCCTCAATCTCGTCGACGGGATCGTCACCGACGACTCGGACACCTTCCTTTTTGGCGGCACCCGAGTATACAAGAACAtgttcaacagcaacaagttTGTCGAGTGCTACCTCCTCCGTGACCTGGAAGACGAGCTCGAGCTTTCGAGAGAGCAGCTTATTGCACTGGCGCAGCTCCTAGGGTCAGATTACACCGAGGGCATCCCGGGTATCGGTCCCGTCACGGCCGTTGAGATCCTATCTGAATTCCCAGGTCGGGAGGGTCTCTACGATTTCAAGACGTGGTGGGAGGACGTCCAAAGCGGGAAACGCCCCAAGGAGGCGGATGCTTCTTCCCCCTTTCGCAGAAAATTCAGAAAGGGTCAGGCTACCAAGTTGTTTCTCCCGTTGGGGTTCCCTTCACCGGCGGTGTTTGACGCTTATTTGCATCCAGAGGTGGATTCCTCCCAGGAACAGTTTCAATGGGGGGTGCCGGATCTGGAAGGGTTGAGACAGTTTCTGATGAGCACGATTGGGTGGAGCAAGGAGAGGACGGATGAGGTGCTTGTGCCGGTGATAAGGGATGTGAATAGACGGGAGGCGGAAGGGACGCAGGCGAATATTACGAGGTATTTTGAGGGGAGTGTCGGGAGCGGGACGCAGAGGGAGGCGTTCgcgccgaggagggtgggaaggggtggggga aggatggcggaggcggtggggaggttgaaggcTAGGAGGAGGGccgggggcggtggggggttgtCGATGGAGATGCCGGTTGCTATTCCtgcggagaaggggaaggggaaggggaaggggaaggggaaggggaggaagaggaaggcgagggaggcggagatcgttgaggaagaagaggttgtgggtgaagaggatgaggtggtgcgggaggatgaagaggtcgatgatgatgatgatgatgatgatgatgatgatgttgttgttgtggtcgCTGGCAGGAGTAAAGGAGgcaaaggggaggggaaagcgACTGCTGgtagagggaggggacgtGGTCGAGGGAAGCGATCCAAGGCATAG
- a CDS encoding uncharacterized protein (EggNog:ENOG503P769; COG:K), with amino-acid sequence MQPPLFPLSRNNHRGRSKAIMNYDALPTPSSKPEATDFLQTLLNKNLRVGTTDGRMFWGSFKCTDSDCNLVLQHTYEYRPPPLAQLQSAAAAAAAASSDPQSKKVVMDMTSRYLGLVVVPGQYITKIEVEEFASQLKATERKQQQQSQQQQQQQQQQTTTHKVEIS; translated from the exons AtgcaaccccccctcttccctctctcccgAAACAACCACCGCGGCCGCTCAAAAGCGATAATGAACTACGacgccctccccaccccctcctccaagcccgaAGCCACCGACTTCCTGCAGACGCTCCTAAACAAGAACCTCAGGGTGGGCACCACGGACGGGAggatgttttgggggagCTTCAAGTGTACTGATTCT GACtgcaacctcgtcctccaacACACCTACGAATaccgcccaccccccctcgccCAACTTCAatcagccgccgccgccgccgcagccgcaaGCTCAGACCCCCAGTCCAAAAAAGTGGTTATGGACATGACATCCCGCTACCTAGGTCTAGTCGTCGTACCAGGCCAATACATCACAAAGATCGAAGTCGAAGAGTTCGCCAGTCAACTCAAGGCCACAGAGCgcaaacagcagcaacagtcacaacaacaacaacaacaacaacaacaacaaacaacaacacacaagGTAGAAATTAGTTAG
- the LSP1 gene encoding lipid-binding protein (EggNog:ENOG503NWMJ; COG:S) has product MHRTYSMRATRAPTASQIQNPPPPPSTTKSGRFFKGGLGHALRGKTAGAFGPDLAKKLAQLVKMEKNVMRSLELVAKERMEVAQQLSIWGEACDEDVSDVTDKLGVLLYEIGELEDQYVDRYDQYRVTMKSIRNIEASVQPSRDRKQKITDQIAQLKYKEPNSPRIVVLEQELVRAEAESLVAEAQLSNITREKIKAAYTYQFDALREHCEKVAIIAGYGKHLLELIDDTPVTPGETRAAYDGYEASKAIIQDCEDALTNWVTQKAAVSAKLSTRARTLSTRRRNNIKARSEGLDLSGQDAPLNDQDGWVPAGHHQHHKDEYSEDEDEDEDELEGRTSHSVLGSEAGLNGGETRGRSQEAVVA; this is encoded by the exons ATGCATCGAACGTACTCCATGCGCGCCACGAGGGCGCCCACCGCCTCGCAAATCCAG aacccacccccgccgccgtcgacGACCAAGTCTGGTCGTTTCTTCAAAGGAGGACTCG GGCATGCTCTCAGGGGCAAGACGGCCGGCGCCTTCGGGCCCGACCtcgccaagaagctggcacagctggtcaagatggagaagaatgTCATGAGAAGTTTGGAGTTGGTCGCAAAGGAGCGCATGGAAGTAGCT CAACAACTCTCCATTTGGGGCGAGGCCTGCGACGAAGACGTTTCGGATGTCACGGACAAGCTGGGAGTGCTGCTCTACGAAATCGGCGAGCTCGAGGATCAATATGTCGACCGATACGACCAGTACCGCGTCACCATGAAGAGTATTAGGAATATTGAGGCTTCGGTGCAGCCCAGCAGAGACA GAAAGCAAAAAATCACCGATCAAATCGCCCAGCTCAAGTACAAAGaacccaactcccccagAATAGTCGTCCTCGAGCAGGAACTCGTCCGTGCCGAGGCAGAGTCCCTCGTTGCCGAAGCCCAGctctccaacatcacccgcgagaagatcaaggccgCCTACACCTACCAATTCGACGCCCTGCGCGAACACTGCGAAAAGGtggccatcatcgccggctACGGAAAGCATCTACTCGAACTCATCGACGACACCCCCGTCACACCAGGTGAAACCCGCGCTGCGTACGACGGCTACGAGGCTAGCAAAGCCATTATCCAAGACTGCGAGGACGCGCTCACCAACTGGGTCACGCAAAAGGCGGCCGTGTCTGCTAAGCTCTCCACTCGCGCCCGGACTCTCTCGACCAGACGCAGGAACAACATCAAGGCACGCAGTGAGGGTTTGGACCTGTCGGGTCAGGATGCGCCGCTTAATGATCAGGATGGATGGGTTCCTGCggggcatcaccaacatcataAAGATGAGTATagtgaggacgaggacgaggacgaggatgagttggaggggaggacgagtCATTCGGTGCTGGGGAGTGAGGCGGGGTTGAACGGAGGGGAGACAAGGGGACGAAGCCAAGAGGCGGTTGTTGCTTAG